The nucleotide sequence CTCACCCACTCGCCCCACTGCTTGAACAGGAAAGGAACGCCGGATTGGGCGCAATGGTCCTTGAGCCGGTACGCCCAATCCGGATGCATCGGCCGGGCCTTCGGGCCACTCTCGCCTCCAACTACGACCCAATCAACGCCGGTGTCATTGAAAAAATCGGCGCGGTGCTCGAACATCGGCATCAGATCCACCGGACCAAGCAGAGGCTCGGCGCTGATCCAGCGCACCGCCGCCGGAGTCTGCAGCAGCAGCGGGATGCGCTCGTCCGCGGTGGCCTGGTCTTCAACGCTCACGCCCAGCCAGACGTTTGCATAGGGGAATGCCGGGCCGCAGTTGTCGTAGCCGCCGCGGCCGGCTTTGGCCGGTTTCCAGTCGATACCTTCCGGCATATGCTCGGAAATACGGTCATCGTCGAAGCACGCCGCTCCATCAGCAACCCACTGGAAAAACTCGACCATGCGTTCCGGTCGCTTGGTCAGCACCTGATAGGTGTGCCGTGTGGTGACGCTCATCACAGCAAACACTGCAGCAATGAACTCAAACGGCACATCGGGGTGGAA is from Aquitalea aquatilis and encodes:
- a CDS encoding DUF5131 family protein gives rise to the protein MSDKTGIEWTDATWNPVTGCAKVSQGCKHCYALRDWKRLSAMPNTVYHGREFTDVMCHPERLDQPMRWSRPRRIFVNSMSDLFHPDVPFEFIAAVFAVMSVTTRHTYQVLTKRPERMVEFFQWVADGAACFDDDRISEHMPEGIDWKPAKAGRGGYDNCGPAFPYANVWLGVSVEDQATADERIPLLLQTPAAVRWISAEPLLGPVDLMPMFEHRADFFNDTGVDWVVVGGESGPKARPMHPDWAYRLKDHCAQSGVPFLFKQWGEWVSAGQPAFGTVKGEVRHIRSDGSFWGEDLPKDENADVLTVVKVGKRSAGRLLGGREWNEYPEVKA